The genomic DNA ACCGACATCCCCGGCACCCGAGGCAACTTCCAGCTGGTGCGGCACGTGTCCTTCGTGGACTGCCCCGGCCACGACATCCTCATGGCCACCATGCTGAACGGGGCGGCCGTGATGGACGCCGCCCTCCTCCTCATCGCCGGCAACGAGTCGTGCCCGCAGCCGCAGACCTCGGAGCACCTGGCGGCCATCGAGATCATGAAGCTCAAGCACATCCTGATCCTGCAGAACAAGATCGACCTGGTGAAGGAGAGCCAGGCCCGCGAGCAGTACGAGCAGATCCTGGCCTTCGTGCAAGGCACGGTGGCCGAAGGGGCCCCGGTCATCCCCATCTCGGCCCAGCTGAAGTACAACATGGAAGTGGTGTGCGAGTACATCGTCAAGAAGATCCCCGTGCCCCCGAGGGACTTCACCTCGGAGCCGCGGCTCATCGTCATCCGCTCGTTCGACGTCAACAAGCCCGGCTGCGAAGTGGACGACCTGAAGGGCGGCGTGGCGGGCGGCAGCATCCTGCGCGGGGTGCTGAAGATGGGCCAGGAGATCGAGGTGCGGCCCGGCATTGTCTCCAAGGACGGCCGAGGCAAGCTGCGCTGCCGGCCCATCTTCTCCAAAACCGTGTCGCTCTTCGCCGAGCACAACGACCTGCAGTACGCCGCCCCGGGAGGCCTGATCGGCGTGGGAACGAAGATCGACCCCACCCTGTGCCGGGCCGACCGCATGGTGGGACAGGTGCTGGGCGCCGTGGGAGCTCTGCCCGAGATATTCACCGAGCTGGAAATCTCCTACTTCCTGCTGAGGCGGCTGCTGGGCGTGCGCACCGAAGGAGACAAGAAGGCGGCCAAGGTCCAGAAGCTGTCCAAGAACGAAGTGCTCATGGTCAACATCGGCTCCCTGTCCACCGGAGGGAGGGTCAGCGccgtcaaggctgacctgggcaAAATCGTTCTGACCAACCCCGTGTGCACAGAAGTCGGAGAGAAAATTGCCCTCAGCCGGAGAGTTGAGAAGCACTGGCGTTTAATTGGCTGGGGTCAGATAAGAAGAGGGGTGACAATCAAGCCCACTGTAGAAGAAGACTGAAGAGTACCggttgaaaaataaatttggagGAGTTGGGAGTTTAGCAGCCTAGAGGTATGTTTGCAAAGCAGTATTAGAGAATTAATTTTAACAACCTAGGTGTATATTTTCAAAACCAGGTTAGAGAATTAACTTCACAGGTCCTTCCTTTGATAGATAGCTGTAAGTTTATTCTCGTTTTCATATGATGAAAAGTTAACCTCTAGTTCAGGTTGGTAGGTAGGtcggcagatagatagatatagatagatagacagacacacacagacacacattctaaaataaatgttataattGGTACAGAAAAAATACATTGATAATGAGCAACAAGAAAAGCAGTGGTATTTTCCTCAATAAAGAAAATTCAGGACTGGgacttggagagatagcttatgggttgaggtgcttgcctgcaaagtctaaggacccaggttcgatttcccagtactcacgtaagccagatgcacaaggtggtgcatgcttctgcagtttgttggcagtggctggaggccctgagcccATTATCTCCCCCACCCCTATTGTTAAAAACAGCtaaggggagctggagagttcAGCCTACTTGTGCTTACTTGCAAGCCTCCTTACCCAAGTTTAGACagccccagtacctatgtgatcTCAAAGTAACTATAGCAATGGGAGATGAAACCAGAAAAATCTGGAAGCTCGTAGGTCAACTTTTCTGGAACTCACAGTAGCAGAACaagagagaccctctctcagagaaggtggaaggagaagacatACGCATTGTGATtgtctttggcctccacatgtgtgtatatatgcatgtgtacacacacagagatacacatgtacacacaaatgcaGAGAGGTTAAAAttaggaagagaaaaaaacagcTAAGgacacaaggggaaaaaaaacacagacCAATTTTCCTGaggaacatacatgcaaaaactcTCAAGTATAGTTGCAAGCTGAACTaaacaacttttttgtttgtttgtttgtttttgaggtagggtctcactctagcccaagctgacctggaattcactatggagtctcagagtggcctcgaattcacagtgatcctcctactctgcctcccaagtgctgggattaaaggcatgtgccaccacacccaactaacacattattttttttaaagaatgagatACTATGAAGGTAGGAAGtcaacagttaaaggcagttgcttgtaaagccagtCTGCCTAGATTCTATTCCAAAGCCACCTGTACACAGCAAATGCAAAACGTGGCACAAAAGCACAagtgtttggtgttcatttgtggcagcaagaGACAGTACCTATAAATAAACCTATCTAGGTAGCTTaaagatctttacaatgaaaaaatttaaatactgaagataaaaattataaaaacatataaagtCCCATGTTATTTGTGACCAGTCAGTATAATTCCCATCAGAATCACACTATCCTCAAAGAATTATCAAAAGCAATActatacataaagaaaaatgcaataatGTAATGTGCATTAAAATGGAttgatccgggctggagagatggcttagcagttaagctcttgcctgtgaagcctaaggaccct from Jaculus jaculus isolate mJacJac1 chromosome 19, mJacJac1.mat.Y.cur, whole genome shotgun sequence includes the following:
- the LOC123455999 gene encoding eukaryotic translation initiation factor 2 subunit 3-like, whose protein sequence is MAEGEARGSLGQPHLSRQDLSTLDVSQLTPLSREVISRQATINIGTIGHVAHGKSTVVKAVSGVHTVRFKNELERNITIKLGYANAKIYQLRDPACPRPECYRSCGSGTPDEFPTDIPGTRGNFQLVRHVSFVDCPGHDILMATMLNGAAVMDAALLLIAGNESCPQPQTSEHLAAIEIMKLKHILILQNKIDLVKESQAREQYEQILAFVQGTVAEGAPVIPISAQLKYNMEVVCEYIVKKIPVPPRDFTSEPRLIVIRSFDVNKPGCEVDDLKGGVAGGSILRGVLKMGQEIEVRPGIVSKDGRGKLRCRPIFSKTVSLFAEHNDLQYAAPGGLIGVGTKIDPTLCRADRMVGQVLGAVGALPEIFTELEISYFLLRRLLGVRTEGDKKAAKVQKLSKNEVLMVNIGSLSTGGRVSAVKADLGKIVLTNPVCTEVGEKIALSRRVEKHWRLIGWGQIRRGVTIKPTVEED